Part of the Impatiens glandulifera chromosome 8, dImpGla2.1, whole genome shotgun sequence genome is shown below.
cttcatctttacaaatcctcactgtctacactcgtttcatatactgatgcagactggggaggatgtccagatacccgtcgctctacatctggctattgcgtcttcctaggcgataatcttctgtcttggtcgtcaaaacggcaatccacactttctcgttctagtgctgaagctgaatatagaggagttgccaatgttgtctccgaatcctgttggcttcgcaatttattgttagaacttcgtatctcattggacaaagccacactggtctactgcgacaacataagtgcgatttatctctcccaaaatccggtccaacatcaacgtaccaaacacatcgaaatggacatacactttgtaagggaaaaagtagatagaggtaaagttcgcattcttcatatgccttctcgttttcaaatcgctgacatattcaccaaaggacttccgcgcatactatttgaagatttcagagacagtctcagcgtccgagaatctcccgtttcgactgcgggggtgtattagtatattgtatatatcttgttaccttgtttagattcctagattagtgggttaccttgtttagattcctagattagtggtttaccttattaagagtcttttgactagtatatattgtaacattgtttatcaataataaccatgggattaatctctatcagTAACATTAATATCAAAACATCGTTCTTGGATTAATACTGACGAGTTCATCCGAAATTTGAATTGTTGCAATTCAAAGGACAATAAAATTTGCATATTCTAATCAGAGTAAAAGCAATTATGAGATCGTTGAGTAAATAACATAAGAAGAGAATCAacaattgatgaagaagaagcaaCGAAGAAGACGGAACAATTAGCAAAAAACAGCGTAAGTCGCGCGATCacaaataattagaaaaatcaCGGCATTACGATCATTTTATGATATCGCATCGATCGCGAAGAATTAACCAAGCGGCTGAACTTATCTTCTTTGAATTGGTTTGAACTGTTCTGAAGCTCAATCAATGTCTGACTGGTCTGACTCCGGTTGTAAAAATCTAGTTCTAATCGGAATATCATCGTGCCTTTTTGTCAATCATAAAGCCTATAAATCTTCAACCCTAAGAATTGACTCAGTGTGAAGTTAATGTCACTAGATTTGCAATTAATTTTTATCGAAAATAATGATTGATTTTGAATAGATACTTTAAGCAATGGTGAACCATGAATAGCAGAACAAAATATGAGCATATAAACTATTATTAGATAGGGTGTCACTTGTGTGTTCTGTGATATATTGTTATGTTTCTACTGTGTATATGTGGATTTCAAGGCCGAACtagaaaacaatattattttgaaaatttatggTCTGAACTAGTTTGAGATTTCTAATTATTGCATGGAAGTCAGATGAAGGTGGAATTGGTTCGGCTTGAGATGTTATAGGCATCGAATAAGTGTGCTTCTATTGTGTATTTGTTGCATTTCTGTTGAAAATTCTATCAATGAATTTAAGTGGAAGTAGTAGAAAGGATTGCTAGGGAAGAAACAAgcttaagttatttgaaataataacaGACATGTGCACTTGTTGAGAGAAGGCCTCTTTTGAAAGACAAGTTTCCCAAACTAAATTTGTCTGAATGAAGGAACTCAAAATGAAAAACGAGCTAAAAGATGTGTTTAAAGCTCTAGAAAAGTGATAAGAGATTAGATCGAAATGATAAGCAACTCGACTGAATGGAAGAAATGTTGACCTCAATGCAAAAAGTGATTATgcaattagaaaaaaaatgttaaggGTGAAACACTTAAAATATCGATGGAtgttttagagaaaaaatataactatattGACGGATTGAAGACCTCAAGTCGGTTCCTCAAGTGGCCCAACAAACaagtgatgatgaagaaaaaGTGGAGACTCAAGTGGAATATGAGACAAAATAcgaaaattttgagtttaaagAAGAGATATGCGGTACTTCAAAATTATCGATTATTTCCTTGTAAGTACCAAAATTAGTCTTGGAAAATAATATGCCACTAAAAGTGATTAACAAACAGGAAAGCAATCGAAATATATTGATACATATGATTGTGATCAAGTTGATCAAGGCATAGCTCAATTTTCTTTGATAATTGATTCATTTGAGAGTCTCAAATACGAATCTTGGTCAACGATcctcaatttcaattatttcataatttaagaCAAAAGTtggatattttttttggtttgaagaaccaccaaaatgataaaatttatattcgAATAATTTTGTCATAATTCGTTGATGAGTTACAAATACTTCATATGGTTTGAGGAACCACCTGATAGTCTAAAGAAACAATTTCGGTTATTCATATGGTTCAAAGAGCCACTGGATATCTTAGATTTTCAACGGAATCTTCGACTATTGTCGTTCGTGGACGAATGAAGTGAATGTGAGGGTAGTGATACAAGAGGAAAGAATATTAGGATTATTACACTATGGTGGAAGTGACAGTTATTGATAGAgtagtataaatataataataattgttaagAATAGATATGAAAAATTTTAGTTGAATTCTCTTGTTAGaatttttctctcttccttATTGTATTATCCTTATTAGTTAAGTATCTATATCCCTTCATCAATTCTTCATTCCTCGTCTCAACATAACTTTTCTATCCTTTTATGTCCAATATTTATACCAAATTCTAGTTAAAGAAGTGATAAGGGAgagaatttgaaaaagaaaatgatggAGTGAATGATGTATCACTATATCACTGATTGAAAAAATGACAAAGAGtaagaagagagataaaaaaaattattttttaagccaATTAGATtgcgccacgtcattccctcactcatttcatatctcaaattctctatctcaatcatttctcttctAGTTATAGGTATCATATTGGAGAAGACACCTTCAAAGATATCTTATTACAACGGTGTGGATGAAAGAATGAACCAGGTGATTAAAGAAAGAGTGTGGTGTATATTGTCTCATTCAAAGTTACCCAAGTAATTTTGGGGGAGGCAGCAAGAACCATAGTTGACTTGATAAACATTTCTCCTGCAATAACATTGAACAATTACTTCACAAATATGATTTGGATAGGAAAAGACGTATCTTATAAGCATTTGAGAGTCTTTGGTTGCATGGCGTACGTTCATATCCTAAAAGATGAAAGATCGAAGCTTCACAATAAAGAGAAACCATGTGTCTTCATGGGGTACGGCCACGAAGAGTTCAGGTACATGTTATGAGATCCGATGACGAAGAAGATCGTGAGAATTATAGATGTTGTGTTTCTAAAAGACCAAGTTACAGGTGATAGTGACAATATTGAAGAAGCAAGTCTCTCTACTAAAATTCGTGTTAGTTTGTATACAACTCCACCTGCCATGAGTCCTGATCATGGGGGAGATACTAAGGAAGGCGACGGTAATGATGTTAACAATGACGAGTCAATTGAACACATTGAGGAAGAAATTATATCAACACCAATAGAACAACCTATGAGAATATCTCATAGGGAGCATCAACCCTCTGTTAGTTATCCTTCCAATGAGTATATATTTCTCACTAATGGAGGAGAACTAGAAATTTACCAAGAACCAGCCAAAATAGATGACAAGAATGAGTGGTTTAAAGCCCTGCCAAAAGAGATGCAGTCCCTACATGATAACCACACGTAGACTTGAAAAAACTACCGCAAGAAAAGAAAGCACTGAAGAATAAGTGGGTGTACATGTTGAAGACCAAAAATCTCACAACTTAGGTCCAATGATTGGTTAGATGTGAAGGGTTTTGGTCAAAAGAAAGGAATCAACTTTAAAGAAATATTATCTCCGATGGTAAAGAATTGCTCAATCCAACTTGCACTAGGGTTGGTTGCACGCTTGAACCTAGAAGTGGAACAATTTGATGTGAAAATTACTTTCTTCATGGTGAATCAGAAGAAGAGATTTATATGGAGCAACTTGAGAGATTCAAATTCAGAGATAAGGATTGTATGAACTCAAACAAGCTCCGAGatagtggtacaagaaatttgactcgtTTATGATGAGTCGTGGATATAGTAAAACTACATCAGATCACTACGTGTTTACTAAAAAGTACTTAGATGACAACTTCATCATTCTATtgttgtaaatttaatttgatgtGAATCCAATGAAAACTTTAGTTTAGGGAATAAGTTTTTTAAGAGGCCTACGTTTCCCGTAGTTTTTTATCCTTGTTGGATTTTCACTTTAAAATTGACGTGTCTTTGTGTTCTTAGTTTTGTTGTTTGCTATTTATTTTGATTCTCTTGATTGTCTCATTGTGGTATACAAATAGGGAAATAACAACTATTTTTTCGTTGTTATTAGGTGTTTTCCCAACAATtcctatatatttttgttacaaTCTCGGTTATTTTATGATAAACTATTTAATTGGAAAGAAATCATCGAATCTTCAATATTTTAGTTGTTTGATGTGTATCATACGTAATGTTAttattgtgatatttttttagattcgtTCTAGAAAATCACTAGAGTCGAACGAAgagttaattgtttttcttgaaaatttacGAACTCGATAACTTGTTGGGTAACGTGTTTGTATTTTctcatcttttttattttataattttttttattttctcatttaatattttgtcattatacttaaacgatttttattattttttaatagtctCAATTGCTATTTAAAACTCTAATTTGGGTCATTTTCATATGAGGATCGAATTATCaaaaatttagttatttaagactttttccaaatgaacaaaaatgtttgtcatcttattttaatttatcattttcgtttaaaattaatttgtcacatttttaaattatattatatttagagaCGTTTTggacatatattttttaaattgagtattgtttttatataaagtaATTGGATATTATGTAATAGACTATTTTAAAAcgattttttttaccaaatattattataaaattgctAAGAAATATTGCAGATTTAACACTCCTGGttgaagtaattttttttatattgatattCACTTCAACACTTAAGTTATTTTAAGTGTGAATCGAATCTTGATATTTGGTTTTATAGAAACCATTCTTGTCATTTCAGTTACGTTATTGGGGTTAAGGCTGAAATGGACTTAAACACACTCATGAACTCctaatttcttgtttttttttaatttaaatcattacTTGTTTAAAAACTCACATTGATCCGACCATTTAATTCACAATTTCtgcttcattttttttcaagttcaCCGTAATTTTACTTTCTGAATTCGTTTATGCTAAGAGATAGTATATATAGGAGGTCTAGCTAGATAGGGGAAGTCATTCCATTGAATCCTTTATTGTTCTCTCTTAGCTTTCTTTGTTTGTTATGGCATTTAGGGTTGGGCCTCTGACAGTTGGGAGAGTGATAGGGGACATACTTGATCCCTTCATTCCCACAATAGAAACATCGGTTACCTACAACAACAAGCAAGTCAACAATGGACATGAACTTTATCCTTCCCAACTCTCTTCCAAACCTAGGGTTGAAATCCATGATGGTGATCTTAGAACCTTCTTTACCTTGGTAAGTACCCATTATTCTCTTTATATCATTCTTTCAATCAAAAccctaaaaattatttatgctaATCTTCTTGTAGGTGATGACTGACCCAGATGTTCCTGGCCCTAGTGACCCTTATCTAAGGGAGCACTTACACTGGTATATATACAAACACTAAGTTCATTTATGGCTTATTTGGATAACCATAACCAACAATCAATAACCAACTGGTTATAGCTTATTGAGTTTGGTTTCATTTTGGTTAGGGTTTACATGTTTCATTTGTATTGAAAATACCGATTAGATTCATGGCGGTTGAATGTTTTGCTAGCCTCTCCTAGGGATTATATATACCCTTATTAAAAAGTGAGTTATTTAAGTATAAattgacaatatatatatatagtaggtGTGTTTAACTCtgtaaaaaatgattaaaatattttattggtttataattaagtgatttgattaaaaattaaataaatgtgataaaagtgaattaattccaaataaactcaaataacaAGTTCATGTTCTCATGAGATTGAGAGTTGGATACTTGAAGTACAAGAGTTTGTTAGGTGCtagtggatttttttttaaaattttaattaatttaaagaattgTAGATTTTGAGTAGAtttagttttctttttaataaaaagatttaaaaaatataaaaaatgataatattttagtatttgatgaataaattggataagataatatttagatttattttaaagacattCTAGAATATAATACTGTAAAGATTCTTTATTCATACagaaaagataaaaatgtaCTCTTGACTAATAATTTtatggttgagaatttatcaggATTGTCACAGATATACCTGGCACCACAGATTCCTCATTTGGTAAGTTTTTATCTCTATATTTCTAATATTGTATATGCTCAtttgatctttttttttttattaaatttatattttaaatacaaaaaaatatttaaataatttatcttaaaccTATCTCAAATAACTAACTTCAAAAcccatcaaaattatataaaaaatcaacatcaaacaagttccTAGTGTTGAACTAAATCTTTAAATAACTCacaattttacatttaaatgagtattaactaaattaaataaatttatcaattaaaatagtttttaaaaattaattattattaaatatcaataatCATAAATTCTTTCCACTTACTAACTCATTTTTTTCatatgtaaatttaatttaggaAAGGAAATGGTGCAGTATGAAATGCCAAGGCCTATTATAGGAATTCACCGGTTCGTGTTTGTGATTTTCAAGCAGAATAGTAGACAATCTGTTAACCGAAAACCCGAGTCTAGAGACAACTTTAATACTCGACGGTTTGCTTCGGAAAATTGCCTTGGAGCTCCTGTTGCCGCAGTATTCTTCAATGCTCAAAGGGAAACCGCAGCTAGAAAACgctgaaatgagaaaaaaaagtaataaaaattgaacTCTATTATGTGTGGAATTTgggattattaattaattatgtaccGGTTTTTACCAATTGAAGAGGTAAATGAATTGAACTAGAATAGTTCTATTTGAGGAACGACATGAACTGTATTGTCTTTGATTAGTATCTTTCCATCATATCATTAGATcataaagttatttgaaaatgtcatcctattatattttttttaaatttattaactatatataaatgagaagaaattaaaacaaaacattttataatttttcagaATATTTTAGACTAGAGGatatattgaaatttgttttaaaaaaaattgagtctgttctgattatttaaaaagaaattgttgatatttatacaattaagcTTATTTATAATATCACAAGCCTATGGCCATGTGACTTTATTGAAGGATTGAAAGGTTCATAGTATCAATCATTCCCATCACTTTGTTTTTTAGTCAAAAATTCCAAGTTTTGATTTGAgttagatataatattttttatttttcaagttcaatgtgttaaacattatttttgacatatttttggtgaaaaataaagtttgaggacagataaaatataaaaaaaatttagtttttttcagCGAATTAAATTACGATAGGTCATTTTTTACCTATCCTAAATTCTCTCtttactatttatattatatatatatatatatatatatatatatatatatatatatatatatatattaatataaaacctAGCATGACTTGTTACATTTTAATTAGGTGTTTTAATAAATcaagatatattatttaatttcaatagTTATTTGTATTTTGGGTGGTTATTATTTGGAATTATTAGacaatatatattacttttactCACTtagtttagtttaatttttaaggGGTTTTTGACTTGAAAATGAATCtagaatttaattataactGAAATACTTTAATCCTCccctaattaataaatataatatatttatttatctatatatcttAGAAAGTTAATACGAATTTCactcaatttaaaatgattttaattataaataaaatggacACATTTTATTTAGCTaatactatttttaattaa
Proteins encoded:
- the LOC124912315 gene encoding CEN-like protein 2; this encodes MAFRVGPLTVGRVIGDILDPFIPTIETSVTYNNKQVNNGHELYPSQLSSKPRVEIHDGDLRTFFTLVMTDPDVPGPSDPYLREHLHWIVTDIPGTTDSSFGKEMVQYEMPRPIIGIHRFVFVIFKQNSRQSVNRKPESRDNFNTRRFASENCLGAPVAAVFFNAQRETAARKR